One Desulfovibrio aminophilus genomic region harbors:
- a CDS encoding biotin--[acetyl-CoA-carboxylase] ligase, with amino-acid sequence MTADLLLWAGGDASAGPLSPETSASSHAFWARDMEAFGPWTPAGAAPWPGGFGPVWRAARNSAAPMLIAGRCASTMDLAWKLLDAGFLPEWGSVLAVSQESGRGQLRRHWVSPPGNLYASLVLPRPGAGWSDLLPLLAGWCFSLALEGLGVPTRLKWPNDFLFLDQKVAGMLIEERGDRLVLGFGLNLAESPAPEELRRDHAVPATALAREGVFLTPLEAWNALVNAVRKVYTDTSDVVDPSRFPPLVTERLAWMGRRVLVVEGGEVAYQARIAGLSSSGGLLVERGGRLDVLYSGSVAPL; translated from the coding sequence ATGACCGCTGACTTGCTCCTCTGGGCCGGAGGTGACGCGTCGGCCGGGCCGCTGAGCCCGGAGACGTCGGCCTCTTCCCATGCCTTCTGGGCCCGCGACATGGAGGCCTTCGGTCCCTGGACTCCGGCTGGCGCCGCGCCCTGGCCCGGCGGCTTCGGCCCGGTCTGGCGCGCCGCCCGGAATTCGGCCGCGCCCATGCTCATCGCGGGCCGCTGCGCCTCGACCATGGACCTGGCCTGGAAGCTCCTGGACGCGGGCTTTCTGCCGGAGTGGGGGAGCGTGCTGGCCGTGAGCCAGGAGAGCGGTCGGGGGCAGCTGCGCCGCCACTGGGTCTCGCCGCCGGGCAACCTCTACGCCAGTCTTGTCCTGCCACGGCCCGGCGCGGGCTGGAGCGACCTGCTGCCCCTTCTGGCGGGCTGGTGCTTCAGCTTGGCCCTGGAGGGCCTGGGCGTGCCCACGCGGCTCAAGTGGCCCAACGATTTTCTCTTCCTCGACCAGAAGGTCGCCGGGATGCTCATCGAGGAGCGTGGCGACCGGCTGGTGCTGGGTTTCGGCCTGAATCTGGCCGAATCCCCGGCCCCGGAAGAACTGCGCCGGGACCACGCGGTTCCGGCCACGGCGCTGGCCCGGGAAGGGGTTTTCCTGACCCCCCTGGAGGCCTGGAATGCTCTTGTAAACGCCGTGAGAAAGGTCTATACGGACACTTCCGATGTCGTTGACCCCTCTCGTTTTCCTCCCCTCGTTACGGAGCGTCTCGCCTGGATGGGCCGGCGAGTGCTTGTGGTCGAAGGGGGAGAAGTCGCCTATCAGGCGAGAATAGCTGGACTTTCATCCTCCGGCGGGCTTCTGGTCGAGCGCGGCGGCAGGCTGGACGTCTTGTATTCCGGGAGCGTGGCCCCGTTGTAG
- a CDS encoding HD domain-containing protein yields the protein MRILLVGGSVRNLLLGEPPGDKDFLVTGATEEEFLRRFPKARKVGKAFPVFWLDGSEYAFPRGGTLESDLAARDFTVNALALDQDGDLACHPLALADLRGRVLRPCSPDSLVEDPLRVFRAARFLAVLPGFMAHGDLSAAMRQAAGDGLLAGLAAERVGREALKALAGTRPALFFRSLAETGCLPPWFAELERCRDVPAGPPPFHDSDVFGHTLAVLERLDGEPVRGWMALCHDLGKALTPPGEWPRHIGHEKAGAAQARALGERLRLPEVFIRAGETASLLHMKAARYAEMRPGSRVDFLSAAGNLLEPLLDLALADQGADVRALALADREAADAVRLPEGLWNLGPESGRRLRELRAQAISAVNH from the coding sequence ATGCGCATCCTGCTCGTGGGCGGCTCCGTCCGCAACCTCTTACTCGGTGAGCCCCCGGGCGACAAGGACTTTCTCGTGACCGGAGCCACGGAGGAGGAGTTCCTCCGGCGCTTCCCGAAGGCCCGCAAGGTGGGCAAGGCCTTTCCCGTGTTCTGGCTGGACGGCTCGGAGTACGCCTTTCCGCGCGGCGGCACGCTGGAATCCGACTTGGCGGCCCGGGACTTCACGGTCAACGCCCTGGCTCTGGACCAGGACGGCGACCTGGCCTGCCATCCGCTGGCCCTGGCCGACTTGCGCGGCCGCGTGCTGCGTCCCTGCTCCCCGGACTCCCTGGTCGAGGACCCGCTGCGGGTCTTCCGCGCGGCCCGCTTCCTGGCCGTGCTGCCGGGCTTCATGGCCCACGGAGACCTGTCGGCCGCCATGCGCCAAGCCGCCGGGGACGGGCTCCTGGCCGGTCTCGCGGCCGAGCGTGTGGGCCGGGAGGCGCTCAAGGCCCTGGCCGGAACCCGCCCGGCGCTCTTCTTCCGCAGCCTGGCGGAGACCGGCTGCCTCCCCCCCTGGTTCGCGGAGTTGGAGCGCTGCCGGGACGTGCCCGCCGGACCGCCGCCCTTCCACGATTCCGACGTGTTCGGCCACACCCTGGCCGTGCTTGAACGCCTGGACGGAGAGCCCGTGCGCGGCTGGATGGCGCTCTGCCACGACCTGGGCAAGGCCCTGACTCCGCCCGGGGAATGGCCCCGGCACATCGGCCACGAAAAGGCCGGGGCGGCCCAGGCCCGGGCCTTGGGAGAACGGCTGCGCCTGCCCGAAGTGTTCATCCGCGCCGGAGAGACGGCCTCGCTCCTGCACATGAAGGCCGCCCGCTACGCCGAAATGCGGCCCGGCTCCCGGGTGGATTTCCTCTCCGCGGCCGGAAACCTGCTGGAACCGCTTTTGGACCTGGCCCTGGCCGACCAGGGCGCGGATGTCCGGGCCCTGGCCCTGGCCGACCGCGAGGCGGCCGACGCCGTGCGCCTGCCCGAAGGCCTGTGGAATCTCGGCCCGGAATCCGGGCGGAGGTTGCGCGAACTGCGGGCTCAAGCGATCTCGGCAGTGAATCATTGA
- a CDS encoding response regulator, with the protein MKFLVVDDDERVAQLLSKKLAPYGECRIATDGDRALGLFSEQYDGGEPFQAVFMDIKMPGMDGHEVVRRMREIESERRNDLLESFKLVMISAFSDTKNVCKSFFGGQADAFVAKAEIKNRLVPELKAIKLI; encoded by the coding sequence ATGAAGTTTCTCGTTGTGGATGACGACGAGCGCGTCGCGCAGCTCCTGAGCAAGAAGCTCGCGCCCTATGGGGAATGCCGGATCGCCACGGACGGGGACCGGGCCTTGGGCCTGTTCTCCGAGCAGTATGACGGCGGGGAGCCGTTTCAGGCCGTGTTCATGGACATCAAGATGCCCGGCATGGACGGCCACGAGGTGGTCCGCCGCATGCGCGAGATCGAATCCGAACGGCGCAACGACCTTCTGGAGAGCTTCAAGCTCGTGATGATCTCGGCCTTCTCGGACACCAAAAACGTCTGCAAATCCTTCTTCGGCGGTCAGGCGGACGCCTTCGTGGCCAAGGCCGAGATCAAGAACCGCCTCGTGCCCGAACTGAAGGCCATCAAGCTCATTTGA
- the sucD gene encoding succinate--CoA ligase subunit alpha: protein MLLDEHHSKLLFAKHGLPVPPGLALEPGQADHAVPPFPAPWCLKTQVLAGGRGKAGGIRRVERPEELAATAANLFDLPIKGCRPPFLRLEPAASVAREFYLSLSVSRAVRGLVLSAGRQGGVEIESQAGDNLLHQIVDPAEGPAPHQIRAAFFHLGLSRDHWPAFESLLASLAKAVREDGLLLAEINPLALTGDGHLLALDGKVEIDDNVVDLRPDLAAYRRADHHEPEENAAREAGLAFVKLGGWVGLMGNGAGLAMASMDLLNLAGLPAANFLDLGGGADQERMETALALLFGDSRVEAVFINLFGGILSCEKVALALRQALHGRRPTKPVVVRMSGNGAAAGLAILEALKLPGIILVRDMAGAIRALAELKPGTPPNAPQEYSPAQRRAGRAVPPSDGLGLNAESRVLVQGITGREGRLHTKLMLDYGTRVVAGVTPFKGGQEVHGVPVYDSVAQAARDQRIDASVIFVPARGAADAVLEAAQAGIPWVVCITEGVPQRDMLRVLDRLRGGGTRLVGPNTPGLLVPNQIKLGILPADPFTPGPVALLSRSGTLTYEAAARLSAAGIGQSACLGIGGDPFVGTSFVQALDLLAGHGPTRAVLVLGEIGGSAEEELAAYVTATAYPKPVLSFIAGRTAPPGRRLGHAGAILEREGGVADKLAALESAGITICPSLRAIAPLTAAVLAQEGAA from the coding sequence ATGCTCCTCGACGAACACCACAGCAAGCTGCTCTTCGCCAAGCACGGCCTGCCCGTTCCCCCGGGCCTGGCCCTGGAACCCGGCCAGGCGGACCACGCGGTTCCGCCCTTCCCCGCTCCCTGGTGCCTCAAGACCCAGGTCCTGGCCGGAGGCCGGGGCAAGGCCGGGGGCATCCGCCGGGTGGAGCGCCCCGAAGAGCTGGCCGCAACGGCCGCGAACCTCTTCGACCTGCCCATCAAGGGCTGCCGTCCGCCCTTCCTGCGCCTGGAGCCCGCCGCAAGCGTGGCGCGCGAGTTCTACCTCTCGCTGTCCGTCTCCCGGGCGGTCCGGGGGCTCGTGCTCAGCGCGGGCCGCCAGGGCGGGGTCGAAATCGAGTCCCAGGCCGGAGACAACCTCCTGCACCAGATCGTGGACCCGGCCGAGGGCCCGGCCCCCCATCAGATCCGCGCGGCCTTCTTCCATCTGGGGCTTTCCCGCGACCACTGGCCCGCGTTCGAGTCCCTGCTGGCCTCGCTCGCCAAGGCCGTGCGCGAGGACGGCCTGCTCCTGGCCGAGATCAACCCCCTGGCCCTGACCGGGGACGGCCATCTGCTGGCCCTGGACGGCAAGGTCGAGATCGACGACAACGTGGTCGATCTGCGGCCGGACCTGGCGGCCTACCGCCGCGCCGACCACCACGAGCCCGAGGAGAACGCCGCCCGCGAGGCGGGCCTGGCCTTCGTCAAGCTCGGCGGCTGGGTCGGCCTCATGGGCAACGGCGCGGGCCTGGCCATGGCCAGCATGGACCTGCTCAACCTGGCGGGCCTGCCCGCGGCCAACTTCCTGGACCTGGGCGGCGGCGCGGACCAGGAGCGCATGGAAACCGCCCTGGCCCTGCTCTTCGGCGACTCCCGCGTGGAGGCCGTGTTCATCAACCTGTTCGGCGGCATCCTCTCCTGCGAGAAGGTGGCCCTGGCCCTGCGCCAGGCCCTGCACGGGCGGAGGCCCACCAAGCCCGTGGTGGTGCGCATGTCCGGCAACGGCGCGGCCGCCGGGCTGGCCATCCTGGAGGCCCTGAAGCTGCCGGGCATCATCCTGGTCCGGGACATGGCCGGAGCGATCCGTGCCCTGGCCGAGCTCAAGCCGGGCACGCCCCCCAACGCGCCCCAGGAGTATTCCCCGGCCCAGCGCCGCGCCGGCCGGGCGGTCCCGCCCTCCGACGGGCTGGGGCTGAACGCCGAAAGCCGGGTGCTCGTCCAGGGCATCACCGGCCGCGAGGGCCGGCTGCACACCAAGCTCATGCTCGACTACGGCACGCGCGTCGTGGCCGGAGTCACGCCCTTCAAGGGCGGCCAGGAGGTCCACGGCGTGCCGGTCTACGACTCCGTGGCCCAGGCCGCGCGGGACCAGCGCATCGACGCCTCGGTGATCTTCGTGCCCGCGCGCGGCGCGGCGGACGCCGTCCTGGAGGCGGCCCAGGCCGGAATCCCGTGGGTGGTCTGCATCACCGAGGGCGTCCCCCAGCGGGACATGCTCCGGGTCCTGGACCGCCTGCGCGGCGGCGGCACCCGCTTGGTGGGCCCGAACACCCCGGGCCTGCTCGTGCCGAACCAGATCAAGCTCGGCATCCTCCCGGCCGACCCCTTCACCCCCGGTCCGGTGGCCCTGCTCTCGCGCAGCGGCACCCTGACCTACGAGGCCGCCGCCCGGCTCAGCGCGGCGGGCATCGGCCAGTCGGCCTGCCTGGGCATCGGCGGCGACCCCTTCGTGGGCACGTCCTTTGTCCAGGCCCTGGACCTGCTGGCCGGGCACGGGCCCACCCGGGCCGTGCTCGTGCTCGGGGAGATCGGCGGCAGCGCCGAGGAGGAACTGGCCGCATACGTCACGGCCACGGCCTATCCCAAGCCCGTGCTCTCCTTCATCGCCGGGCGCACCGCCCCTCCGGGCCGCCGCCTGGGCCACGCGGGCGCGATCCTGGAACGGGAGGGCGGAGTGGCCGACAAGCTGGCGGCCCTGGAATCGGCCGGGATCACCATCTGCCCGAGCCTGCGGGCCATCGCGCCGCTGACCGCCGCGGTCCTGGCCCAGGAAGGGGCCGCGTGA
- a CDS encoding glycosyltransferase family 4 protein, which produces MTRSLCLFNSNRAWGGGEQWFHTHALLLARRGWRVCAVTNEPSDLGGRLAEEPGIQLLRLPLGNLSFLNPTALRRLAGFFRDNAVDTVILALPSDVKAGGLAAKLAGVRRIIFRRGIALPTRNTFLNRLYFQHVLTGLLCNSEHTRRMVLAENPELMPLERTAVIHNGLDLPAFDALSAEPLVSRTPGRVVIGCAGRLTEQKGHVYLLEAAALLRRRGLDLSVLLAGTGELERDLRARTTALGLDQHVRFLGFVKEMKRFYASIDILALPSLWEGFGYVLTEAMSMGLPVAAFDTSNIPEVVVHGETGLLSPARDAEALAGSLEALAHDPDLRHRLGGAGRRRVEERFTLERTIQDLERLLLS; this is translated from the coding sequence GTGACGCGTTCCCTCTGCCTGTTCAACTCCAACCGGGCCTGGGGCGGAGGGGAGCAGTGGTTCCACACCCACGCCCTGCTCCTGGCCCGGCGCGGCTGGCGGGTCTGCGCCGTGACCAACGAGCCCTCCGACCTGGGCGGACGCCTGGCCGAAGAACCCGGCATCCAGCTCCTGCGCCTGCCTCTGGGCAACCTGAGCTTCCTCAATCCGACGGCGCTGCGCCGCCTGGCGGGCTTCTTCCGCGACAACGCGGTGGACACGGTGATCCTGGCCCTGCCCTCGGACGTCAAGGCCGGGGGCTTGGCCGCCAAACTCGCCGGAGTGCGGCGGATCATCTTCCGCCGGGGCATCGCCCTGCCCACCCGGAACACGTTTCTCAACCGCCTCTATTTCCAGCACGTGCTCACCGGCCTGCTCTGCAATTCCGAACACACCCGGCGCATGGTCCTGGCCGAGAACCCGGAGCTCATGCCCCTGGAGCGCACGGCCGTGATCCACAACGGCCTGGACCTGCCCGCCTTCGACGCCCTGTCCGCCGAACCCCTGGTTTCCCGGACTCCCGGCCGGGTGGTCATCGGCTGCGCCGGGCGGCTCACGGAGCAGAAGGGCCACGTCTACCTGCTCGAGGCCGCCGCCCTGCTCCGTCGGCGCGGCCTGGACCTGTCCGTGCTCCTGGCCGGGACCGGCGAACTGGAACGCGACCTGCGCGCCCGGACCACGGCCCTGGGCCTGGACCAGCATGTGCGCTTCCTGGGCTTCGTCAAGGAAATGAAGCGGTTCTATGCCTCCATCGACATCCTGGCCCTGCCCTCGCTCTGGGAGGGCTTCGGCTACGTGCTCACCGAGGCCATGAGCATGGGCCTGCCCGTGGCCGCCTTCGACACGAGCAACATCCCGGAAGTGGTGGTCCACGGCGAAACCGGCCTGCTGAGCCCGGCCCGCGACGCCGAGGCCCTGGCCGGGTCCCTGGAGGCCCTGGCCCACGACCCGGACCTGCGCCACCGCCTGGGCGGCGCCGGGCGGCGGCGCGTGGAAGAGCGCTTCACCCTGGAGCGCACCATCCAGGACCTCGAACGCCTGCTCCTCTCCTGA
- a CDS encoding transcriptional regulator translates to MATKKDKQVQAAVAEAPADSAERAAIFANMKEVARTVVRTFGRNCEIALHDFRDLECSLIHLEGTVTGRKLGAPITNLVIKAWRKEGDAVRDIVNYPSTSRGGHRLKSSTSFLRDGAGRVIGAFCINFDLSEFEAMQSAIEDLTRLDSQEDKGVGETFAAYINETNDAVMEAAIRKAGKHPSGMSREEKLEFIRILDEEGAFLIKGMVGYVAQAMNVSIYTVYNYMRQIKNGQR, encoded by the coding sequence ATGGCCACGAAGAAAGACAAGCAGGTCCAGGCAGCCGTCGCCGAAGCGCCCGCCGACTCCGCCGAGCGCGCGGCCATCTTCGCAAACATGAAGGAGGTGGCCCGCACCGTGGTGCGCACCTTCGGCCGCAACTGCGAGATCGCCCTGCACGACTTCCGGGACCTGGAATGCTCCCTCATCCACCTGGAAGGCACGGTCACGGGCCGCAAGCTCGGCGCGCCCATCACCAACCTCGTGATCAAGGCTTGGCGCAAGGAAGGCGACGCAGTGCGCGACATCGTGAACTATCCGAGCACCTCGCGCGGCGGCCACCGCCTGAAGTCCTCCACCAGCTTCCTGCGCGACGGCGCGGGTCGCGTCATCGGCGCGTTCTGCATCAACTTCGACCTCTCGGAGTTCGAGGCCATGCAGAGCGCCATCGAGGACCTCACCCGCCTGGACTCCCAGGAGGACAAGGGCGTGGGCGAGACCTTCGCGGCCTACATCAATGAGACCAACGACGCGGTCATGGAGGCGGCCATCCGCAAGGCGGGCAAGCATCCCTCCGGCATGAGCCGGGAGGAGAAGCTCGAATTCATCCGCATCCTGGACGAAGAGGGCGCGTTCCTCATCAAGGGCATGGTCGGCTACGTGGCCCAGGCCATGAACGTGTCCATCTACACGGTCTACAACTACATGCGCCAAATCAAGAACGGCCAGCGCTGA